Proteins encoded together in one Hymenobacter monticola window:
- a CDS encoding DUF4249 domain-containing protein codes for MKNLSALAALLLAAAALAGCETSADLPEPPHTPRVSLFYVLTPTPQDSSFLELFQQRQLYVSNSQHVFSNDRLVGRANATVELRDGAGRVVERYRPVGSNYSSTYRNDPGYYRPVLGFRPQPGQPYTLRASLPGLETVESTQTLPTAPTIESVAFQKRGTTNYGSATGRLTVTVRDDAGADNYYLVFARVLNAQGQPLPYGDLQTDEDDDSGISIDQFQLSNTQQQYNLGAFGIHPYADTNHDGERLTLNADVRYNTGCYSPGACPPPAFVEVTVSSLTADAYNFYLSNRRYYDADGNPFAEPAPLAGNVRQGYGLFGGATNATYRVQIP; via the coding sequence ATGAAAAACCTCTCTGCCCTTGCGGCCCTGCTGCTAGCCGCCGCGGCGCTGGCCGGCTGCGAAACCAGCGCCGACCTGCCCGAGCCGCCGCACACGCCCCGGGTGTCGTTGTTCTACGTGCTCACGCCCACGCCGCAGGATTCGTCGTTTCTGGAGTTGTTTCAGCAGCGCCAGCTTTACGTGAGCAACAGCCAGCACGTGTTCAGCAACGACCGCCTCGTGGGCCGGGCCAATGCCACGGTGGAGCTGCGCGACGGCGCCGGCCGCGTGGTGGAGCGCTACCGGCCCGTGGGCAGTAATTATTCTTCAACCTACCGCAACGACCCGGGCTACTACCGCCCGGTGCTCGGTTTCCGGCCTCAGCCGGGCCAGCCCTACACGCTGCGGGCCTCCCTGCCGGGCCTCGAAACCGTCGAAAGCACCCAGACCTTGCCCACGGCGCCCACCATTGAAAGCGTCGCTTTTCAGAAGCGCGGGACCACCAACTACGGAAGCGCAACGGGCCGCCTCACCGTGACCGTGCGCGACGATGCCGGCGCCGATAATTACTACCTGGTGTTTGCCCGCGTCCTCAACGCGCAGGGCCAGCCCTTGCCCTACGGCGACCTGCAGACCGACGAGGACGACGACAGCGGCATCAGCATCGACCAGTTTCAGCTGTCGAATACCCAGCAGCAATACAACCTCGGGGCCTTCGGCATCCACCCCTACGCCGATACCAACCACGACGGCGAGCGCCTCACGCTCAATGCCGATGTGCGCTACAATACGGGCTGCTACTCGCCGGGCGCTTGCCCGCCGCCGGCCTTTGTCGAGGTCACGGTGAGCAGCCTCACGGCCGATGCCTACAACTTTTACCTCTCCAACCGCCGCTACTACGACGCTGACGGCAACCCCTTTGCCGAGCCGGCTCCGCTGGCCGGCAACGTGCGCCAGGGCTACGGCCTGTTTGGCGGCGCCACCAATGCCACCTATCGCGTGCAAATACCTTAA
- a CDS encoding MFS transporter: MKISPPPASRVLPLVVAAQFACTSLWFAGNAVLPSLLHEAHLAGTPLSTVVSAVQFGFIVGTLVFALLALADRMSPSKLFLLCAIAGSLFNAGLLLPGQTTASLLGLRFAVGFFLAGIYPVGMKIAADYVEGGLGRALGYLVGALVLGTALPHLLRLLAAGEAWRGVVLGTSGLALAGGLLLWWRVPDGPFRRPGSRLQPGAVWQVLRNKPFRAAALGYFGHMWELYTFWAFVPLWLAAYAQRHPGSAPLGPGWAFGIIAVGAPACVAGGYLAQRIGSRRTARLALATSGACCLLSPLLLVLPLWAFGALMGLWGMAVVADSPQFSTLVAQQAPAATKGTALTLVTCLGFALTIVSLQAFAALHPHLDARYWFWVLAPGPLLGLWATRQADAPRMR; this comes from the coding sequence TTGAAAATTTCGCCTCCGCCGGCTAGCCGGGTGCTGCCGTTGGTGGTGGCCGCGCAATTCGCCTGCACTTCGCTCTGGTTTGCGGGAAATGCCGTGCTGCCCAGCCTGTTGCACGAGGCCCACCTGGCGGGCACGCCGCTCAGCACGGTGGTGTCGGCGGTGCAGTTTGGATTCATCGTGGGCACGCTGGTCTTTGCGCTGCTCGCGCTGGCCGACCGCATGTCGCCCTCTAAGCTGTTTTTGCTGTGTGCCATTGCCGGCAGCCTGTTCAACGCCGGCCTGCTGCTGCCGGGCCAGACCACGGCGTCGCTGCTGGGGCTACGGTTTGCAGTGGGGTTTTTTCTGGCCGGCATCTACCCCGTGGGCATGAAAATCGCCGCCGATTACGTGGAGGGCGGGCTGGGCCGCGCGTTGGGCTACTTGGTAGGGGCGCTGGTGCTGGGTACGGCCTTGCCGCACCTGCTGCGGCTGCTGGCCGCGGGCGAGGCCTGGCGCGGTGTGGTGCTGGGCACCTCGGGCCTGGCCCTGGCGGGTGGGCTGCTGCTGTGGTGGCGCGTGCCCGACGGCCCCTTTCGCCGCCCCGGCAGTCGGCTGCAGCCCGGCGCGGTCTGGCAGGTGTTGCGGAACAAGCCGTTTCGGGCGGCGGCGCTGGGCTACTTCGGGCACATGTGGGAGCTGTATACTTTTTGGGCGTTTGTGCCGCTGTGGCTGGCGGCGTATGCACAACGGCACCCCGGCAGTGCCCCGCTGGGGCCGGGCTGGGCGTTTGGCATCATTGCGGTGGGGGCGCCGGCCTGCGTGGCCGGCGGTTACCTGGCTCAACGCATTGGCAGCCGCCGCACGGCGCGGCTGGCGCTGGCCACTTCGGGTGCCTGCTGCCTGCTGAGCCCGCTGCTACTGGTGCTGCCCCTGTGGGCCTTTGGCGCCCTGATGGGCTTGTGGGGTATGGCCGTGGTAGCCGACTCGCCGCAGTTTTCAACGCTGGTGGCGCAGCAGGCGCCGGCCGCCACCAAGGGCACGGCCCTGACGCTGGTTACCTGCCTGGGGTTTGCGCTCACCATCGTGAGTTTGCAAGCGTTTGCGGCGCTGCACCCGCATCTGGACGCGCGCTATTGGTTCTGGGTGCTGGCGCCAGGGCCGCTGCTGGGCTTGTGGGCCACGCGCCAGGCAGATGCCCCCAGAATGCGGTAG